The Alteromonas gilva genome has a window encoding:
- the lepB gene encoding signal peptidase I translates to MANYFSILLVILTVGSGLIWLVDSLVFAPKRKARREALAGHGESALAPNEELPYIVDTAQQIFPVIAFVLVLRSFLYEPFQIPSGSMMPTLLVGDFILVEKYAYGLKDPVFRHKFIDTGKPERGDVVVFKYPEEPTVDYIKRVVGLPGDTVIYRDKKVYVKPRCDSGQDCAPQAVMAQEFVNSGEFVQNLAPLKRVTETLGDVKHDILQHPVSEAHPSNFYTQPGTKMNEWIVPEDQYFVLGDNRDNSRDSRFWGFVPDENLVGQAVAIWISFEFERDPDSWLPSWIPSGVRFNRIGGIE, encoded by the coding sequence ATGGCAAATTATTTTTCGATTTTATTAGTAATACTAACCGTCGGCTCTGGCTTGATCTGGCTTGTTGATTCACTGGTTTTTGCACCCAAACGCAAGGCGCGCCGCGAAGCGTTAGCCGGTCATGGTGAGTCGGCGTTAGCACCGAATGAGGAATTGCCCTACATTGTGGATACTGCGCAGCAAATTTTTCCGGTGATTGCGTTTGTGCTGGTGTTGCGTTCTTTTTTATATGAACCCTTTCAAATACCGTCGGGTTCAATGATGCCTACGTTGCTGGTGGGCGATTTTATTTTGGTTGAAAAGTACGCCTATGGCTTAAAAGATCCCGTCTTTCGCCATAAATTCATCGATACGGGAAAACCCGAGCGCGGCGATGTAGTGGTGTTTAAGTATCCTGAAGAGCCTACTGTAGATTACATTAAACGCGTGGTGGGTTTACCCGGCGATACGGTGATCTATCGTGATAAGAAGGTTTATGTTAAGCCGCGCTGCGACAGCGGGCAAGACTGTGCGCCCCAGGCAGTGATGGCGCAGGAATTTGTAAACAGTGGCGAGTTTGTGCAAAACCTGGCCCCGTTAAAACGCGTCACTGAAACACTCGGTGACGTGAAGCATGATATTTTGCAACACCCGGTATCCGAAGCCCATCCATCCAATTTTTATACCCAACCGGGTACAAAAATGAATGAGTGGATTGTTCCTGAAGATCAGTACTTTGTACTGGGTGACAACCGTGATAACAGTCGCGACAGTCGTTTTTGGGGCTTCGTACCGGATGAGAATTTAGTTGGCCAGGCGGTCGCTATCTGGATTAGCTTTGAGTTTGAGCGTGATCCGGACAGTTGGTTACCCTCGTGGATTCCGTCGGGTGTGCGGTTTAACCGGATCGGTGGCATCGAATAA
- the era gene encoding GTPase Era: MTDSELPDIPEAETRCGLVAIVGRPNVGKSTLLNRLLGQKVSITSRKPQTTRHRILGIDTDGDCQTVYIDTPGLHAEEKRTINRLMNRAASSSLGEVSLVLFVVEGTRWTTDDELVLNKVKQSGLPCILVVNKLDKVNDEASLIAQLQKLCAMHDFEEVMPLSAKQAKQVERLRELVRRRQPQSEFYFPEDYITDRSSRFMAAEIIREKLMRFTGDELPYSTTVEIEQFKLGDNGVYRINGLILVERETQKRMVIGKGGKHLRTIGEQARLDMERLFDNKVFLELWVKVKSGWADDERALRSLGYGED, from the coding sequence ATGACTGATTCTGAACTTCCTGATATACCAGAAGCTGAAACACGCTGTGGTTTAGTGGCCATTGTAGGGCGTCCTAACGTGGGTAAGTCAACCTTACTCAATCGATTGCTCGGGCAAAAGGTGAGTATCACCTCCCGCAAGCCACAGACCACCCGGCACCGTATACTGGGTATCGACACTGACGGCGATTGCCAGACCGTGTATATCGACACTCCCGGCTTGCACGCGGAAGAAAAACGCACTATTAACCGCCTGATGAATCGTGCTGCATCCAGCTCCTTAGGTGAGGTGAGCCTGGTATTGTTTGTGGTTGAAGGTACGCGCTGGACCACTGACGATGAATTGGTGTTAAACAAGGTTAAGCAATCAGGTTTACCCTGTATCCTGGTGGTGAACAAGTTAGATAAAGTCAACGACGAAGCGTCGCTTATTGCACAGTTGCAAAAGTTATGTGCAATGCATGATTTTGAAGAAGTCATGCCGCTGAGCGCCAAGCAGGCAAAGCAGGTTGAACGGCTACGCGAGCTGGTCAGACGGCGACAACCTCAGAGTGAATTTTATTTTCCCGAAGACTATATCACTGACCGTTCCAGTCGTTTTATGGCGGCCGAAATTATTCGTGAGAAGCTGATGCGTTTTACCGGTGATGAATTACCTTATTCAACAACGGTGGAGATTGAGCAGTTTAAACTGGGTGATAACGGGGTCTACCGCATTAACGGCCTCATACTGGTTGAGCGTGAAACGCAGAAGCGTATGGTCATTGGTAAAGGAGGTAAACACCTTCGTACCATTGGAGAACAAGCCCGGTTAGATATGGAACGATTGTTCGACAACAAGGTGTTTTTAGAACTGTGGGTGAAAGTGAAATCAGGCTGGGCTGACGATGAGCGGGCATTACGCTCACTAGGCTACGGCGAGGACTGA
- the rnc gene encoding ribonuclease III, whose translation MIGIDRYARLSQYLGYQFVDQSLLKQALTHRSAAKLHNERLEFLGDAVLGMVVAQALYSRFPTVPEGKLTRMRSSLVKGDTLAELGREADVGQLLELGPGELKSGGHRRGSIIADAMEAIFGAIYLEAGLEITSEVILRLLQSRIKKLDPNEHPKDAKTRLQEYLQSRKLPLPVYEVVHISGQDHDQTFEVHCHIESMNKPMKGVGSSRRKAEQQAARTALEILCND comes from the coding sequence ATGATCGGTATTGATCGTTACGCCAGATTGTCTCAGTATCTGGGCTATCAATTTGTTGATCAGAGTTTGCTCAAACAGGCGTTAACCCATCGCAGTGCCGCTAAACTTCACAATGAACGCCTCGAATTTTTAGGCGACGCGGTTCTGGGCATGGTCGTCGCGCAAGCATTATACAGTCGTTTCCCAACCGTGCCGGAAGGCAAACTTACCCGCATGCGCTCTTCGTTAGTGAAAGGCGATACCCTGGCCGAGCTTGGCCGTGAGGCGGATGTAGGTCAGTTGCTTGAATTAGGGCCGGGCGAGCTCAAAAGTGGTGGTCACCGCCGCGGGTCGATTATTGCTGATGCAATGGAGGCCATATTTGGCGCGATTTACTTAGAAGCCGGGCTGGAGATCACTTCTGAAGTGATATTGCGCCTGCTACAGTCGCGTATAAAGAAACTCGATCCTAATGAACACCCTAAAGATGCAAAAACCCGGTTACAGGAGTACTTGCAGTCGCGTAAACTGCCTTTGCCGGTCTATGAAGTCGTTCATATCAGTGGTCAGGATCATGATCAGACCTTTGAGGTGCATTGCCATATTGAATCGATGAATAAACCCATGAAAGGCGTCGGCAGCAGCCGCCGCAAAGCCGAACAACAGGCTGCCCGCACGGCACTGGAGATACTCTGTAATGACTGA
- a CDS encoding PilZ domain-containing protein, which produces MSQEKRQFQRIAINLPGDLVIAGETVTTQVQDLSLQGMRVRLPATTSSQNQPVTLTFKANAESPVITVRGSITNITPLADDTDFAIAGIQLTHISVEDMSQLRRLLQLNSGQQDLDSLELSALLEQIWKALN; this is translated from the coding sequence ATGTCGCAAGAAAAACGTCAGTTCCAACGTATTGCCATTAACTTACCCGGTGATTTAGTGATTGCCGGTGAGACGGTCACTACGCAAGTTCAGGACTTGTCGCTGCAAGGCATGCGTGTCCGTTTACCCGCGACAACATCCTCACAAAACCAACCCGTTACGCTCACCTTTAAAGCCAATGCAGAAAGCCCTGTGATTACGGTGAGGGGATCTATCACTAACATAACGCCCTTAGCCGACGACACGGATTTTGCCATCGCCGGGATTCAGCTCACCCATATCAGCGTAGAAGATATGAGCCAGCTGCGACGGCTATTACAGCTTAACAGTGGCCAACAGGATTTAGACAGTCTCGAACTGTCCGCGCTGCTTGAGCAAATTTGGAAAGCGTTAAATTAG
- the serB gene encoding phosphoserine phosphatase SerB, whose translation MEQQALSTTQRDSASYLRSLLKEYQNLRWDNTYTTLLVNADTSRSDNQLLVSSQLLTAGQLAAIAAQLEPVLQVGAMSLHPHDSLTTATVVVFNITQMDQDKQRVYELLDAAAASHHCEVALVNRNLPTLSEPGLLVMDMDSTVIQIECIDEIAKLAGLGEQVSAVTEQAMRGELDFKESLRSRVECLRGVNVSQLAQIRAGIPLMPGLQNLLAVLQQHGWKIAIASGGFTYFAGYLERRLGLDASRANELEAQNGVLTGNVVGDIVDAEVKAQTVRELAARWQIPMSQTVAMGDGANDLKMMNVAALGVAFEAKPVVNAQADVAIRYSGLDTMLAYLQ comes from the coding sequence TTGGAACAACAAGCACTTAGTACAACGCAACGGGACAGCGCTTCGTATTTGCGCAGTCTGTTAAAAGAATATCAGAATCTTCGCTGGGATAACACTTACACCACACTGCTCGTAAATGCCGATACCAGCCGCAGTGATAATCAATTACTGGTTAGCAGTCAATTACTTACTGCAGGGCAGCTGGCCGCTATCGCAGCTCAGCTTGAGCCTGTCTTGCAAGTCGGAGCCATGTCGCTGCATCCCCATGACAGCCTGACTACTGCTACCGTGGTGGTGTTTAACATTACCCAAATGGATCAGGATAAGCAGCGTGTTTATGAGCTGCTTGATGCAGCAGCTGCCAGCCATCATTGTGAGGTCGCCCTGGTCAACCGGAATTTGCCGACCTTAAGTGAACCGGGTTTACTTGTTATGGATATGGACTCCACCGTTATTCAAATTGAGTGTATCGACGAGATAGCCAAGCTGGCCGGGCTGGGTGAGCAGGTTTCGGCTGTCACCGAGCAGGCCATGCGGGGAGAGCTGGATTTTAAAGAAAGCCTGCGCTCCCGGGTTGAATGCCTGCGCGGTGTGAATGTGAGTCAACTGGCGCAAATTCGCGCCGGTATTCCGCTTATGCCCGGTCTGCAAAATTTGCTTGCTGTATTGCAGCAGCATGGTTGGAAGATTGCCATTGCCTCTGGCGGGTTTACCTATTTTGCCGGTTATCTGGAGCGCCGCCTGGGCCTGGACGCCTCCAGGGCCAACGAGCTTGAGGCGCAGAACGGCGTACTGACCGGTAATGTGGTAGGCGATATTGTCGATGCCGAGGTTAAAGCGCAAACGGTCCGGGAGTTAGCGGCCAGGTGGCAAATTCCAATGTCGCAAACCGTTGCCATGGGCGACGGCGCTAACGACTTAAAAATGATGAATGTCGCAGCATTGGGTGTCGCCTTTGAAGCTAAGCCTGTGGTCAATGCGCAAGCCGACGTCGCCATTCGCTATTCAGGTCTGGATACCATGCTGGCTTACTTACAATAG
- the radA gene encoding DNA repair protein RadA, with protein sequence MAKRKTAYVCSDCGAEFPRWQGQCSECKAWNTISEFVVSPAKTTTRGNLAGYAGQTASQIQTLNEINVEDLPRFSSGLKELDRVLGGGIVPGSAILIGGSPGAGKSTLLLQVMCQQAASHSALYVTGEESLQQVAMRAKRLGLPDDKLMMLAETNVETICNLALDKKPQIMVIDSIQVMHVSDVQSAPGSVSQVRESAAYLTRFAKQHHIAMFLVGHVTKDGSLAGPKVLEHCIDCSMMLEGESDGRFRTLRSHKNRFGAVNELGVFGMTDKGVKEVSNPSAIFLSRGDSQAPGSVVMVIWEGTRPLLVEIQALVDYSQLSNPRRVAVGLDQNRLSMLLAVMHRHGNVQMNDQDVFVNVVGGVKVAETAADLALLVAMVSSFRNRALPRELIVFGEVGLAGEIRPVPNGSERLSEAVKHGFKHAIVPKANAPKQKINGLTVIPVVKLSDALEALENWA encoded by the coding sequence ATGGCAAAACGAAAAACAGCCTATGTGTGTTCAGACTGCGGCGCTGAATTTCCGCGCTGGCAGGGGCAATGTAGCGAATGTAAAGCCTGGAACACCATTTCCGAATTTGTAGTGAGTCCGGCTAAAACCACAACCCGGGGCAATCTGGCGGGCTACGCGGGGCAAACTGCCAGTCAAATTCAAACGCTGAACGAGATCAATGTTGAGGACCTGCCGCGCTTTAGTTCTGGCTTAAAAGAACTTGACCGTGTGCTGGGTGGCGGCATTGTGCCGGGCTCTGCTATCCTGATTGGTGGCTCGCCAGGAGCCGGTAAAAGTACCTTATTACTGCAGGTCATGTGTCAGCAGGCAGCGAGCCATTCCGCGTTGTATGTCACCGGTGAAGAATCTCTGCAGCAGGTCGCGATGCGTGCTAAGCGTCTGGGATTACCCGACGACAAACTGATGATGCTGGCCGAGACGAATGTGGAAACCATTTGTAACCTGGCGCTTGATAAGAAACCCCAGATTATGGTCATCGACTCTATCCAGGTAATGCATGTGAGCGATGTGCAATCGGCACCGGGCAGTGTTTCTCAGGTGCGCGAGAGCGCAGCATACTTAACCCGTTTTGCCAAACAGCATCATATTGCCATGTTTCTGGTTGGCCATGTCACCAAGGACGGCAGTCTGGCGGGCCCGAAGGTACTGGAGCACTGTATTGATTGTTCGATGATGCTCGAAGGGGAAAGCGATGGCCGTTTTCGTACCTTACGCAGTCATAAGAACCGCTTCGGCGCGGTGAACGAGCTGGGTGTGTTTGGCATGACCGATAAGGGCGTTAAAGAGGTCAGTAACCCGTCGGCAATTTTTTTAAGTCGCGGCGACAGCCAGGCGCCCGGCTCGGTTGTAATGGTGATCTGGGAAGGCACAAGGCCATTACTGGTAGAGATCCAGGCGCTGGTGGATTATTCGCAGTTGAGTAATCCGCGTCGGGTAGCGGTTGGTCTCGACCAAAACCGGTTATCCATGTTATTGGCTGTCATGCATCGCCACGGTAACGTACAAATGAACGACCAGGACGTATTTGTAAATGTTGTTGGCGGGGTAAAAGTAGCAGAAACCGCCGCTGATCTGGCTTTGTTAGTCGCGATGGTATCCAGTTTTCGCAACCGCGCCTTACCCAGAGAGCTGATTGTTTTTGGTGAAGTGGGACTGGCGGGAGAAATTCGTCCGGTGCCCAATGGCAGTGAACGGCTGAGTGAGGCAGTTAAGCACGGTTTTAAACATGCTATTGTGCCCAAAGCTAACGCCCCCAAACAAAAAATTAATGGCTTAACCGTTATCCCCGTGGTCAAGCTAAGTGATGCATTGGAGGCATTGGAAAACTGGGCCTAA
- a CDS encoding AhpA/YtjB family protein codes for MQLRPTLALFTAGLILVISAVVLWKLASAPSGTMQYPPNATLGEHYSRIVASAVVTQNSDELQRLLRSMVADAAILQAAVYLPDGERIAQQGDTRPLPTLLRVMPQLQTSMVAIYSQSQIIGYLQWSSLPNSES; via the coding sequence TTGCAGCTTAGACCAACTCTTGCTCTTTTTACCGCCGGCCTGATCCTGGTCATTTCGGCTGTGGTGCTATGGAAACTCGCGTCTGCCCCCTCTGGCACAATGCAATACCCGCCAAACGCAACCCTTGGCGAGCACTACAGCCGAATTGTTGCCAGCGCGGTGGTAACCCAAAATAGTGATGAATTGCAACGTCTGTTGCGCAGTATGGTAGCCGATGCGGCAATCCTGCAGGCCGCGGTTTATCTGCCTGACGGTGAGCGCATTGCGCAGCAGGGAGATACGCGCCCTCTGCCCACATTGTTACGCGTTATGCCTCAATTGCAGACGTCAATGGTCGCGATTTACAGCCAGTCACAGATTATTGGCTATTTACAGTGGTCAAGCCTGCCAAACAGCGAGTCGTAA
- a CDS encoding TatD family hydrolase, translated as MIDSHCHLDLPAFAKDWQAVVAESQGCGVRRILIPGTTPAGWQQQRRMANQCAVLDIAFGLHPYFFPQNSDTALSELGDALATSDSANRLVALGEIGIDASIDTPLDTQQALFEEQLKLAAQYNLPVILHHRRSHHLLIESIKRCQFSGGGVVHAFSGSEQVAQSYIDMGFKLGVGGTITYERARKTRKALANTDICHLLLETDAPDMPLAGRQGQRNSPVYLPEVAAALASLHNTSVADVSAHTDANYDSLFGRLDHCK; from the coding sequence ATGATAGATTCGCACTGCCATCTCGACTTACCAGCCTTTGCCAAAGACTGGCAGGCTGTGGTGGCAGAGAGTCAGGGCTGTGGGGTGCGCCGTATATTAATACCGGGCACCACGCCGGCCGGATGGCAGCAACAACGCCGCATGGCAAATCAATGCGCTGTTTTAGACATTGCCTTTGGTTTACACCCTTATTTTTTTCCGCAAAATTCCGACACGGCGCTGAGCGAGCTTGGCGATGCACTGGCCACCAGCGATAGTGCGAACAGGCTTGTGGCGCTCGGTGAGATTGGTATCGACGCGAGCATCGATACGCCGCTTGATACGCAACAAGCGTTATTTGAAGAGCAGCTAAAGCTCGCTGCGCAGTACAATCTGCCGGTTATTCTTCATCACCGCCGCTCGCATCATTTGTTAATCGAATCGATTAAACGCTGTCAATTTTCAGGTGGTGGGGTGGTGCATGCATTTTCCGGCAGCGAGCAGGTAGCACAGAGCTATATCGATATGGGCTTTAAGCTTGGCGTTGGTGGTACCATTACCTACGAGCGGGCGCGCAAAACCAGAAAAGCCCTGGCCAACACTGATATCTGCCACCTGTTACTGGAAACCGATGCCCCGGACATGCCTTTAGCAGGCCGGCAAGGGCAAAGAAACTCGCCTGTCTACCTGCCGGAAGTTGCTGCGGCATTGGCAAGCTTACATAATACGAGCGTAGCTGACGTAAGTGCTCATACCGATGCCAATTACGACTCGCTGTTTGGCAGGCTTGACCACTGTAAATAG
- a CDS encoding PilZ domain-containing protein, whose amino-acid sequence MTQDLSQYASLIEQLKPMVKEPEFNQVLQQIAASVPKEKRFLLKMEMKRLARPCMRVIDLRNQVDGECRLYEYGGITHYLDDVAIEVFEQQVRIFGHYCFGVYETVMATENNFKVIREKAEAQRNGDAPPPPPEKLSGNVKQFDVPNISLLEYAQRTEERMNFAVALEVVTDTNNSVRATSVDISSHGMKIKLPKDYKFTLGQVLGVYFRGLESEYALDKTAPIKYQLVSISRKGDFQFLQMKRLESAPNDPFDQFIDKFIHGNKRRYKVNMDNTVDAIINKSCEQYFSPSCPTLPVFLEVADGKVIPRFAMANDLNRHILSYWNDEEDELRLGYLISPKRLERLLKSKHRSPEMYIYSFNHIQNGRIYFYSAAHDELNRDPGLKQLFVGFGARKVSWRVFKVGICDMSPEQAYAPLSLPDEVGTKVKRQNAKPAPRLMAKLKNLAHIAQITDVTSDQEQLLFSQLKVDRSRLKALKVFGHARNKVPTAIKSFRYKFQEQRMEARYLLRTTVQVYARGQDISAISEDISVNGMRIEIDGEYDGDLNMRVDVGLPKLQKLTTKFDLSRLQYRVVHISGDRNVLHLRTVNGEEGLPARRFFAELIKNNKSSLKTYPDEEEIPGIGHALRCINAKNPSTLAFVLSKNGSRYQPQVGVLSGHSNPRLKMLFSHFADRQKVNLEPLFRDRNLETPFIQQAIRRVKNEMQSVASELLVAFKPQATESTEVIDARYSQRFSSDEKRRQFIQDAMSNGLFIAINVTISTTGKPDVEMLQSEINYISVYAIHRAKELEARLWSISACVHAVDVTDQVLMRYNFDVQAIAKNHRILQTKKSSDSTDEDGADDDDSDITDEPTAPQ is encoded by the coding sequence ATGACTCAGGACTTATCACAGTACGCATCACTGATTGAACAGCTCAAACCTATGGTTAAAGAACCTGAGTTTAATCAGGTTTTGCAGCAGATAGCGGCGAGTGTGCCCAAAGAAAAACGCTTTCTTCTCAAAATGGAAATGAAGCGCCTGGCGCGTCCCTGCATGCGTGTCATTGATTTACGTAATCAGGTTGATGGTGAATGCCGGTTATACGAATACGGCGGAATAACGCATTACTTGGATGACGTCGCCATTGAGGTTTTTGAGCAACAGGTAAGAATTTTTGGCCACTATTGTTTTGGCGTTTACGAAACGGTCATGGCCACTGAAAATAACTTTAAAGTCATTCGCGAAAAAGCCGAAGCACAACGAAACGGTGACGCGCCACCACCCCCGCCAGAAAAGCTATCCGGAAATGTAAAACAGTTTGACGTGCCCAATATCAGTTTGTTGGAATACGCCCAGCGAACTGAAGAGCGTATGAACTTTGCCGTCGCATTAGAAGTGGTAACGGACACCAATAATAGCGTCAGAGCAACCAGCGTCGACATTTCAAGTCATGGCATGAAAATCAAGCTACCGAAGGACTACAAGTTCACTCTGGGGCAGGTTCTCGGAGTCTATTTCAGGGGCTTGGAAAGTGAGTATGCGCTGGATAAAACAGCGCCAATTAAATATCAGCTGGTCAGTATTAGCCGTAAAGGTGACTTTCAGTTTCTGCAGATGAAGCGACTGGAAAGCGCCCCTAATGATCCTTTCGATCAGTTCATTGATAAGTTTATCCATGGCAATAAACGCCGTTATAAAGTGAATATGGATAACACGGTTGACGCCATCATCAACAAATCCTGTGAACAGTATTTTTCGCCCAGCTGTCCGACATTACCGGTGTTTTTAGAAGTAGCCGACGGTAAGGTCATTCCTCGTTTTGCGATGGCTAACGATCTGAACCGCCACATTTTAAGCTATTGGAACGATGAAGAAGATGAGTTAAGGCTTGGTTACCTGATCTCCCCTAAACGATTGGAGCGTTTGCTGAAAAGCAAACACCGCTCACCAGAGATGTATATTTACAGCTTTAATCATATTCAGAATGGCCGGATTTATTTTTATTCGGCAGCCCATGACGAGCTAAACCGTGACCCCGGATTAAAGCAGCTGTTTGTTGGTTTTGGTGCCAGAAAAGTCAGTTGGCGTGTGTTCAAAGTAGGTATATGTGACATGTCGCCAGAGCAGGCTTATGCGCCGTTGTCATTACCGGATGAAGTGGGCACAAAAGTCAAAAGACAAAACGCCAAACCGGCACCGCGACTGATGGCGAAGTTAAAAAACCTGGCACATATCGCCCAGATTACTGACGTAACGTCTGATCAGGAACAGCTGCTATTTAGTCAGCTGAAAGTGGATCGAAGCCGGCTTAAAGCGCTAAAGGTTTTTGGTCATGCACGCAACAAAGTCCCCACCGCAATTAAATCGTTTCGGTATAAGTTTCAGGAACAGCGGATGGAGGCTCGCTACTTGCTGCGAACAACGGTACAGGTTTATGCCCGTGGCCAGGACATCAGTGCCATCAGCGAAGATATCTCCGTGAATGGGATGCGCATTGAAATTGACGGCGAGTACGATGGCGACTTGAATATGCGGGTAGACGTAGGCCTCCCCAAGTTGCAAAAACTTACCACCAAATTTGACCTCTCCAGACTCCAGTACCGGGTCGTCCATATCAGTGGCGATAGAAACGTACTCCACCTGAGAACGGTAAACGGTGAAGAAGGGCTGCCAGCCAGACGCTTTTTTGCAGAACTGATCAAAAATAATAAATCGTCGCTGAAGACGTACCCGGATGAAGAAGAAATTCCAGGTATTGGTCATGCATTACGGTGTATTAATGCCAAAAACCCTTCGACCCTGGCGTTTGTGTTATCCAAAAACGGCAGTCGATATCAGCCGCAGGTCGGGGTACTCAGTGGGCACTCTAACCCACGTCTGAAAATGTTGTTCAGTCATTTTGCTGACCGTCAGAAAGTAAATCTGGAGCCATTGTTCCGGGACCGTAACCTCGAAACCCCATTTATCCAACAGGCAATCAGACGGGTAAAAAACGAAATGCAGTCCGTCGCCAGCGAACTTTTAGTGGCATTTAAACCCCAGGCGACGGAGTCGACCGAGGTCATCGATGCGCGATATTCACAGCGGTTCAGTTCTGATGAAAAGCGCCGCCAGTTTATCCAGGACGCAATGAGCAACGGGTTGTTTATTGCCATCAATGTGACGATTTCAACGACGGGCAAACCCGATGTCGAAATGCTCCAGTCCGAAATCAACTACATCAGTGTTTACGCCATTCACCGTGCAAAAGAGTTAGAAGCGCGGTTATGGAGTATCAGTGCCTGTGTGCATGCTGTGGATGTCACCGATCAGGTATTGATGCGTTATAACTTTGACGTTCAGGCAATTGCCAAAAACCATCGGATTTTACAAACGAAGAAAAGTTCTGACAGCACCGATGAAGACGGTGCTGACGATGACGACAGCGATATCACTGACGAGCCTACCGCTCCTCAGTAA
- the pdxH gene encoding pyridoxamine 5'-phosphate oxidase produces MSIADLRRQYSQGHLTDTDLTAHPVDLFKRWLGDAISAGIPDPTAMTVATVDAHGQPSQRIVLLKDYDSEGFVFYTNLGSRKARELANNPRISLHFPWFFMERQVRICGIAQKLSAAQNARYFLSRPKDSQLAAWASQQSQPISSRELLMTQFQQMKDKFAKKEIPLPDFWGGYKVIPSQIEFWQGGEDRLHDRFEYTKQADNSWTTQRLMP; encoded by the coding sequence ATGAGCATTGCCGATCTACGCCGTCAATACAGTCAGGGGCATCTGACCGATACCGATCTGACAGCGCACCCTGTTGATTTATTTAAACGCTGGCTGGGTGATGCGATTAGCGCCGGGATCCCGGATCCCACGGCGATGACAGTGGCGACCGTTGATGCGCACGGTCAACCCTCACAACGTATTGTATTGCTCAAAGACTACGACTCTGAGGGCTTTGTGTTTTATACCAATTTAGGTAGCCGTAAGGCCCGGGAATTGGCTAACAACCCGCGAATTTCGTTGCATTTTCCGTGGTTTTTTATGGAGCGACAGGTACGTATTTGTGGTATTGCTCAAAAACTTTCTGCAGCACAAAATGCCAGATACTTTCTTTCCCGGCCCAAAGACTCACAGCTTGCCGCCTGGGCGTCGCAGCAAAGCCAGCCGATCTCGAGTCGCGAACTGCTTATGACCCAGTTTCAGCAAATGAAAGACAAGTTTGCCAAAAAGGAAATTCCGCTGCCCGATTTTTGGGGCGGCTATAAGGTTATACCCAGTCAAATAGAATTCTGGCAAGGCGGCGAAGACCGCCTTCACGATCGTTTCGAATACACTAAACAAGCGGATAACAGCTGGACAACCCAGCGCCTGATGCCCTGA